The Sphaerochaeta globosa str. Buddy region TTAAAGCGTAGAACGAAAAATACCAAGATTGCGTAAAGAATTGTTTCCTGTATCCGAACCATTCCTTCAGGAAACAAGGTCACCGAGAATAGCCGTAAACCTGCAAAGGTAATAAGACCTACCACAGCTGGCCGTAGGGCATAAAAGGCATCCTTGACATATCGGTTCTTATCGAACTGGCCCAGAAAGCGGGCAATAAAGATAATAATGATTACACTGGGGGTTATTTCACCCAGGGTAGCGACGACACCGCCTACGATACCTGCTGCCTGATAGCCGGCAAAGGTTGCCATATTGATTCCTATTGGTCCGGGAGTGGATTCACTGATGGCAATCATGTCGGCAATACTTTTAGCTGTCAGCCATTGCGGATGCGTTTGTGCAAGCGTATAGAGAAATGGAAGCGTAGCAAGACCCCCACCAATGGAAAACAAGCCGATTTTAAAGAATTCCCAGTACAATTGGAGGAAAATCATTGCAAACTCCGTTTTATCTTTTGCACACTCAAGCCAAAGAAAATAGCAAACACTACTATCAGAATCGGTGATACGGCAAAAAAGAACGTACTTACCACCACCAGCAAGTAGAGCAGGATGGTGGGAATATCGATCAGACTTTTCTTTGCAAGGGTAAGTACCGATTGGGTGATGAGGGCGCAGACTGCTACCCGGATTCCTGTAAATGCATGCTGAACCCACTGATTATCCTGTACATTCAGCAGTATGGTTGCCAGGGCGGTAATCAAGAGGAGGGAGGGGCTCACCTCCCCCAAGGTAGCCACGATTGCACCGAGAATCCCGCGTTTGCGATATCCGATCATGGTAGCAGTGTTGACCGCTATGATGCCTGGAGTACACTGCCCGATGGCATAGATGTCCAGCACCTCTTCTTCGGTGACCCAGCGATGTTTGGTAATAACCTCACGTTGCAACATGGGAAGCATGGCGTAGCCGCCACCGAAGGTCAGACCGCCGATTCTGAAAAAGGAACTGTATAAATCCCACAAACGTACCGTATGCATGGTTAGGCCAATGCATCCATCGCCATACGTACAAGCTGGTCGCATCGTTCATTGCCTTCAACACCGGCATGACCTTTGACCCAGTTCCATTGTACCGGCAGATTGGCATTCAGGCGGTCCAGCTCAACCCAATACTCTTTGTTTTTCACCGGCTCCTTGGCTGCAGTCCGCCAGCCATTGACCTTCCATTTCTTAATCCAGCTGGTGATTCCATTCTTCACGTACTGGCTGTCGGTATTGAGGCTGATACTCTGGGCACCCAAGGCTTGGCTGGCTTTCAGAGCTTCGATGACAGCTGTCAATTCCATACGGTTGTTCGTGGTATCACGCTCATTTCCGCTGGCTTCCTTTTCGAATATGCCATCAGCCTTCAACACATAGGCCCAACCACCAGGACCTGGATTTCCGAGACACCCACCATCGGTATAGATCACAATTTCTCTGTACATCATAGGCCGGATAGTAATATAGAGGCCCCATGTGGTCAACCATATCAACTCTTGACAGAAGGATAAACAACTCCTTACGATACACTATCCGTGCCAAGGGAAAGGGGTTTAAGCCCCTGCGGTCCCGCCACTGTAGAGGCTGGGAATCTGTAAGAAGACACTGCAGGAACGTACTGCGGGAAGTCGCAGATTCTGGGTATGCCTAAGCCAGGAGACCTGACATGGATAATTTCCGACGACCTACGGAGTATAGGTCAGGGTATGTTCCATGCCCATTTGTAAAGGGGCGCTATGCACAACCGTTCACTCAGACATGTATTTATATTTCTTTGTCTCTTCTTTTGTCTTGGGCTGCCACGCCTGTGGGCATTGGGAATGACTGAGCCGAAGGCTGTTGAACAAGAGAGCTTGAGAATCGTTAGCTTGTCTCCCAATGTGACCGAGACTCTCTATGCTTTGGGTGCCGGCTCCTTCTTGGTCGGACGCAGCGATTACTGCAATTATCCGCAAGAAGCCACAGATTTACCTTCAGTGGGAACACTGTATAATCCTTCCTTGGAAAAGCTTCTGTCGCTTGAACCCAATCTCGTTATCAGCAGTGCCTTTGTACCTGAACAGTTCTTGCAGGCAATAGAGAAAGCCGGCATCAGCATAGTGTCGCTTGAGACACAGCAGAATTTTCAAGGTGCCTATACCCTGATCAGGGAGATAGCTAATCAAGTCAGCAAGGAAGCTGAAGCGGAGCTGATGATTCTTGAAATGCAGAATGTGGTACAAAGTGTCATCCGCAAAGCAGCCTTGCAGCCCAAGAAGACTATCTATATTGCCTTGGATTTCGGTTCTTTCGATTCCAGTGCCACAGCCGATACGTTTCTCAGTGAAATGGTTGACTTGGCCGGTGGTGTAAATATCGCTGATGACGCTCAGAACTGGACATACAGCAAGGAACTGCTGATGTCCCACGATCCGCAGGTAATTTTGCTCAGTCCGAGGTGGGGAGAAACCGGTGAACAGACCCGTAAGGAATTCACCACCACCAAGCCGTATGCAGACCTCAGTGGTACGATTACAGTATTCGATGCCGACCTAATCAGCAGGCAAGGACCTCGGAGCGCACAAGCGCTTCAAGTGCTATACACCCTGATCCATAATGTGGAGGGGCAATGAAGCGAACGCTGAGTTTCGCCCTATCAGGTGCAGCCTTATTGCTGATGCTGCTTTCCTTGACGCTCGGACCCTCACACATCCAGCTTTCCGACACACTTGCCATTCTTGCAGGGAAGGGCGGTTCGGCTAATCAGTCGTACATCATTTGGCAGCTCAGACTTCCCAGAATTCTTTCATCATTCCTTACCGGTGCCATTCTTGGGCTCAGCGGTGCTGTATTCCAGGCAGCCCTACGCAATCCAATGGCAGATCCCTTCATCTTAGGCATCAGCTCAGGAGCCTCGTTTGGGGTAGCGTTTGCCCTCTTTGTTGGATTTGCACCACTTTTCGGTCTCCCCTCCAGTGCACTAATCGGGGCCTTGCTTACTACGCTATGCATTGTCTTTCTTGCATCCCGACGCAAAAACAGCAGTACCACGTTGCTGCTTACCGGTGTGGCATTCAACTATATTCTCTCATCGGGTATGACACTGCTTATGTTCCTGCATAAGGAACAGTATCAGAGAATCCTGTTCTGGACACTGGGAAGTTTCTCCTCGAGCACGTATGCACAAGTAATCGTAGTCTTTATTGCTTGGATTGCATTGTTTATTCCGGTTTCCCTCAAACATCAAAGCATGGATATGCTGCTGCTCGATGAACTATCGGCAAGAGCTGGTGGGTTGTCCGTGAAAAGGACGCGTATCGCACTTCTTATGCTGGCTTCCTTCGCCACCGCCTTGTGTGTGTCATACTTCGGGGTGATCGGCTTCATAGGCTTGATGGCTCCCCATACCACACGCCTTTTGGTCGGTCCCAAGCATCAGAACCTGTTGCTGCCATCCAGTTTATTCGGCGGTTTTTTACTACTTGCAAGCGATACCCTTTCACGCATTCTTCTTCCGTCCGGAGAATTGCCGGTTGGAATCATAACCAGCTTACTGGGGGTTCCCTTGTTCATCTACCTGCTTCGCAGGGGAAGGTACTTCTATGGATAGCCTGGAATTCTCCCACCTTCATGGTGGCTACGATACCCAACAAATTTTCAAGGATTTGAACCTCAATCTTCCCAAGGGTGCCTTCATCGCACTGACCGGTCCCAACGGCAGCGGAAAAAGCACCTTGCTTAAGTTCATTTACAAACACCTCAAGCCCAGTGAGGGCAAGGTTCTCGTTGAGGGTAAGAATGTAGCAAACTTTACCCAGAAGGAACTAGCAAAACATCTAGGGTTTGTTGCTCAGAACGGCAAACTCGACTATGCCTTCAGTGTCCGAGAGGCGGTAAGCATGGGGCGCTATGCGTATGATGGAGAGGACAACTTACATACCATTGAACAAGCCATCGTGGAGTGCGACATAGAACACCTGAAGGATAAACTGGTAACCGAGCTCAGCGGCGGTGAATTGCAACGTGTCCTGCTGGCAAGGGCTCTCTGCCAACAAGGAAAACTGTTGTTGCTCGATGAACCGGTAAATCATCTGGATGTAAAACATCAACGTTCCATTATGGAGTTGCTTTGTCGTCTGGTTGAGAAAGGGTATACCGTTGTTTGTGTACTTCACGATCTTTTATTGGTCCAGATTTACAGCCAGATTGCTCTTGTACTACAAAAAGGCTCTGTCGTAGCCTATGGACCTACACAAACGGTGCTCACTGAAAAACTTCTCCAAGAGGTGTATGATATTCAAGCCCATCAGGTTTACGACCCGACACTGGACCGCATGCTTTGGCTTCCTACGTACAAGGTTTCCTCATCATGAATGCGTTTCGTCTGTTTTTGCATCGCACCTATCGTAAGGTGGTGAAAATCATCCTTGCCCTTTCCTATGATTTCCAGACCTGGCAGGAAACAGAGCTTCCTCCTGGTCCAAAGATATTCTGTTCCAACCATTTCAGCAGCAGCGACGTTCATTTCGTAACCACCCTGATGGATGATGTACTGCATATTGTCATCGGACCTGGTTTCGGCATCCCTGTTGTCGGTTCCTTCCTAGGCTGGACCGAACAGATCAGAGCGCTTACCAAAGAAGACCGAAGCAAAGTGATAGAAAGCGCTGTTTCGTATTTGCAGAAGGGTGAGAGCGTATATATTTTCCCCGAAGGGGATCTCAATACGCAGGAGACGCTTATGGCCTTCAAGCGTGGTATTGCTGAAATCTATCTTACCTACCCCTGCCCTGTCATCCCCATCGGGCTTATCGCCCCGAAACGGAGAGTACGAAACAAGCTCAGTAGGACTGCGGGGAGAACCATGACGGTGGTGAGCCGTAACTATTATGCAAATATGGGAAAGCCGATGGAATTTGATTCGGCGATCAGGTGTGCCGCAGAAGATAGAAGTAAGGCTTGTCGGATCATACTCGATGAGCTTAGCATACGAATAGAAGCCTTGATTCGAGAGATCAAGACCGACAAATTCTGGAGTTGACCATGGATGACCTACAGAACGTATTTTCCAATTTCAAGACCCAAGTGCAAGAGATAGCCACCCATGCAGAGCAGGTACAGAAACTTACCTTCAAGGCTGAGCTGAAGAATGGCACCGCTTTCCATTTCAACTATAATGCCGACACCTTCGCCCCCCAAAAGAACTATCACCCGATTTCCATTTTCAATGGTATCCTTGATATCGTTTCCGCTTCGGTTTGTACCTGGCTTCTGGTTTCTTTTACCTTACGCATGCAAAGAGCCGACTACATAGTGCTTGATTTGGTTCTCGCTTTCTCCTCGATGGTCGCGGTCTTTGTCTTTTCCGCACTCTATCACTTTATGCATCGGGAAAAACGAAGCAGCTTGGTGTTTGCCAATCTCAAGGAGATTTCTAAAATACTCTCCTTGGCACTCATCAACCTCTCGGTTGCAGCATTTTTTGATAGCTCAAAACTTCAAGTCATCCAATCACTTTCCTTGGTTCTGGTAGCACTGAGCCTTTTGTTTCTGTTGGGAAGGACCGAGCTTTCCTTGCGGGTAAGCCTTGTTGTCACTGCAATTCTTCCCTTTGTATCACTTATTTCAGGTATGAGCTTGGAGAGCAGTATCCGTGTCCTCCTCTTTTGCTTGTGGTCGGTGGTTGCCTTGGTGAGCAAAACAGAGTCCCGCATGCGTACTACTTCGCTGTTTGCCCTGGTAGGATTGCTTTCTCTTGCTTTCCAGCTTACAGAAGTGATGATTTGACTTTTCAACTCCCGTTGTAGAGCCTATACTGGTAGGCAGGAGGAGCCATATGAAACTAGGTATTCTAGGAGCTGGAAATATTGCTCGCAAAATGGCCGCTACGCTTAATGAGATGGAGCATGTCGAAGCATACGCAGTAGCATCGAGAGATGTGCAGAAAGCTCGCGAATTTGCCCAGAAATGGAATGTACGCAAAGCCTATGGATCCTATGAGGAGATGCTCAACGATCCTGAGATAGACTTGGTCTATGTTTGCACCCCCCATGCACTGCATTTTGAACATATGATGATGTGCCTGGATAAGGGCAAGCATGTATTGTGTGAAAAATCATTTACGATGAATGCCGATCAGGCTCGAAAAGTACTTGCGTACGGCAAAGAGAAAAAATTGTTGGTTGCAGAGGCTATTTGGACTCGGTATTTACCGATGCGTTTGGTATTGGACCAAATCTTGGAACGAAGAGTAATTGGAGAACCCCATGCTCTTACGGCAAACCTCTGCTATCCTATAAAGGGTGTTAAGCGGTTGACCGATCCCGCCCTTGCTGGAGGGGCTTTGCTCGATGTGGGAGTCTATCCGATTAACTTTGCCATGATGGTGTTCGGCAACGAAATTGAGACCATCGAATCAAGCTGCATCAAAACTGATAGCGGAGTGGATGAATCGAACTCCATTACTCTTACCTTCAAGGGAGATAAGATGGCAGTACTGCATTCCTCCATGGTCAGCACCTCTGACAGGCGCGGCTCAATTTTCGGAAGCAGAGGGTTCATCGAGTTCCTCAACATCAATAATTGTGAGGGAATCAACGTGTACGATCGTGACTACAATCTGGTGGAGACCTACAAGCCCTTCAAGTTCATTACCGGCTTCGAACACCAGGTTGAAGCATGCCGCAAGGCCATCGAGGAAGGAGAGCTTGAG contains the following coding sequences:
- a CDS encoding chromate transporter, yielding MHTVRLWDLYSSFFRIGGLTFGGGYAMLPMLQREVITKHRWVTEEEVLDIYAIGQCTPGIIAVNTATMIGYRKRGILGAIVATLGEVSPSLLLITALATILLNVQDNQWVQHAFTGIRVAVCALITQSVLTLAKKSLIDIPTILLYLLVVVSTFFFAVSPILIVVFAIFFGLSVQKIKRSLQ
- a CDS encoding Gfo/Idh/MocA family protein yields the protein MKLGILGAGNIARKMAATLNEMEHVEAYAVASRDVQKAREFAQKWNVRKAYGSYEEMLNDPEIDLVYVCTPHALHFEHMMMCLDKGKHVLCEKSFTMNADQARKVLAYGKEKKLLVAEAIWTRYLPMRLVLDQILERRVIGEPHALTANLCYPIKGVKRLTDPALAGGALLDVGVYPINFAMMVFGNEIETIESSCIKTDSGVDESNSITLTFKGDKMAVLHSSMVSTSDRRGSIFGSRGFIEFLNINNCEGINVYDRDYNLVETYKPFKFITGFEHQVEACRKAIEEGELECKQMPHSEIIKVMEVMDTLRSQWGIRFPGE
- a CDS encoding ABC transporter ATP-binding protein: MDSLEFSHLHGGYDTQQIFKDLNLNLPKGAFIALTGPNGSGKSTLLKFIYKHLKPSEGKVLVEGKNVANFTQKELAKHLGFVAQNGKLDYAFSVREAVSMGRYAYDGEDNLHTIEQAIVECDIEHLKDKLVTELSGGELQRVLLARALCQQGKLLLLDEPVNHLDVKHQRSIMELLCRLVEKGYTVVCVLHDLLLVQIYSQIALVLQKGSVVAYGPTQTVLTEKLLQEVYDIQAHQVYDPTLDRMLWLPTYKVSSS
- the rnhA gene encoding ribonuclease HI, which gives rise to MMYREIVIYTDGGCLGNPGPGGWAYVLKADGIFEKEASGNERDTTNNRMELTAVIEALKASQALGAQSISLNTDSQYVKNGITSWIKKWKVNGWRTAAKEPVKNKEYWVELDRLNANLPVQWNWVKGHAGVEGNERCDQLVRMAMDALA
- a CDS encoding chromate transporter; its protein translation is MIFLQLYWEFFKIGLFSIGGGLATLPFLYTLAQTHPQWLTAKSIADMIAISESTPGPIGINMATFAGYQAAGIVGGVVATLGEITPSVIIIIFIARFLGQFDKNRYVKDAFYALRPAVVGLITFAGLRLFSVTLFPEGMVRIQETILYAILVFFVLRFKKVHPLIWIVLGAIAGIVIAFLS
- a CDS encoding FecCD family ABC transporter permease, coding for MKRTLSFALSGAALLLMLLSLTLGPSHIQLSDTLAILAGKGGSANQSYIIWQLRLPRILSSFLTGAILGLSGAVFQAALRNPMADPFILGISSGASFGVAFALFVGFAPLFGLPSSALIGALLTTLCIVFLASRRKNSSTTLLLTGVAFNYILSSGMTLLMFLHKEQYQRILFWTLGSFSSSTYAQVIVVFIAWIALFIPVSLKHQSMDMLLLDELSARAGGLSVKRTRIALLMLASFATALCVSYFGVIGFIGLMAPHTTRLLVGPKHQNLLLPSSLFGGFLLLASDTLSRILLPSGELPVGIITSLLGVPLFIYLLRRGRYFYG
- a CDS encoding ABC transporter substrate-binding protein, with the protein product MHNRSLRHVFIFLCLFFCLGLPRLWALGMTEPKAVEQESLRIVSLSPNVTETLYALGAGSFLVGRSDYCNYPQEATDLPSVGTLYNPSLEKLLSLEPNLVISSAFVPEQFLQAIEKAGISIVSLETQQNFQGAYTLIREIANQVSKEAEAELMILEMQNVVQSVIRKAALQPKKTIYIALDFGSFDSSATADTFLSEMVDLAGGVNIADDAQNWTYSKELLMSHDPQVILLSPRWGETGEQTRKEFTTTKPYADLSGTITVFDADLISRQGPRSAQALQVLYTLIHNVEGQ
- a CDS encoding lysophospholipid acyltransferase family protein, encoding MNAFRLFLHRTYRKVVKIILALSYDFQTWQETELPPGPKIFCSNHFSSSDVHFVTTLMDDVLHIVIGPGFGIPVVGSFLGWTEQIRALTKEDRSKVIESAVSYLQKGESVYIFPEGDLNTQETLMAFKRGIAEIYLTYPCPVIPIGLIAPKRRVRNKLSRTAGRTMTVVSRNYYANMGKPMEFDSAIRCAAEDRSKACRIILDELSIRIEALIREIKTDKFWS